One segment of Eschrichtius robustus isolate mEscRob2 chromosome 3, mEscRob2.pri, whole genome shotgun sequence DNA contains the following:
- the CLEC20A gene encoding LOW QUALITY PROTEIN: putative C-type lectin domain family 20 member A (The sequence of the model RefSeq protein was modified relative to this genomic sequence to represent the inferred CDS: deleted 1 base in 1 codon) has product MTISPAPALQLTSDSKTFWRVEEELSWPEALEYCRQRHTDLAELQSTGRWGNIKTLSSLTSSPAAWIGLFFDVRLGGLRWSSGSTFSVPGWSSPPFFEEGLCDTLYSVAIFPSLGAASCTAQKPFICYYDPALEPHTLLEPALSLTTSPKPAEVQFSNLNFKRFDQERKWLAAVWYCRRHHTDLADPQTVTEETDKEALKSITSKTEAWVGLYFSAASGSLRWSSDAGASVPTWLQVPEFGAGLCAGLRSYWSFSPRISAVACSSLKPFICFDGPTIGHRESAALPQLSYTPSSEVTMGTTPRPRTQGKGRACSKGADSQLGRGLLTGSVACVVTGMGWGPCELLRNAALPLEATDEVEKRRKSLSSASHRGLTWPRPHLAGSGGPPCLALSAMGVQGHARKNRPAAAGPWSPAHRGPRPAPPPLTTPSPAPPPTSPPRALGRSAQRAPQKPSLWRRDQRRPRAGSGCGGAGPAAAARLPQLVSPEPAELGPRPRAPRASASADPAAPQTQGTAALSPPTHLEDPWNTSFGPVPPASTPIPASSPALLGSPSVPQEVTETPLASASSPAPGPAPPEDPVTQGGPGTPREDAAGPSPGSTRGASAHPWVAAPPGSTTSSRSRSAELLGTGESTSEPFGSGSSAGPQTTTARRKGVAPSQAARPETPGSRPEPETAVTSERSGTDMTDAATATQAQHLSSSNHPDAKENTPTPKPGQLFGILKADFLIPVLMNPEDMKDQFLSEIQEVLKLTLGHEQFRLKWVGFEVSKK; this is encoded by the exons ATGACAATCTCTCCCGCCCCAGCCCTGCAGCTGACCAGTGACAGCAAGACCTTCTGGAGGGTGGAAGAGGAGCTGAGCTGGCCTGAGGCCCTGGAGTACTGCCGGCAGCGCCACACAGACCTGGCCGAGCTGCAGAGCACGGGGCGA TGGGGCAACATCAAGACCCTCTCTTCCCTCACCAGCAGCCCCGCGGCCTGGATCGGCCTCTTCTTCGACGTGCGCCTCGGGGGCCTCAGATGGTCCAGCGGCTCCACCTTCAGCGTGCCAGGGTGGAGCTCGCCGCCGTTCTTCGAGGAGGGTCTCTGTGACACTCTGTATTCAGTAGCCATTTTCCCCAGCCTGGGGGCCGCCTCGTGCACTGCTCAGAAGCCCTTCATCTGCTACTACG ATCctgccctggagccccacaccCTCCTGGAACCGGCTCTCAGCCTGACCACCTCTCCAAAGCCAG CTGAGGTTCAGTTCAGCAATCTGAACTTCAAGCGATTTGACCAAGAAAGGAAGTGGCTGGCAGCTGTGTGGTACTGCCGCAGACACCACACAGACCTGGCTGACCCGCAGACAGTGACTGAGGAGACAGACAAGGAGGCCTTGAAATCCATCACGAGTAAGACTGAGGCCTGGGTTGGCCTCTACTTCAGTGCGGCCTCTGGGTCTCTGAGATGGTCCAGCGACGCGGGTGCCAGCGTCCCGACCTGGCTGCAGGTGCCTGAGTTTGGGGCAGGACTGTGTGCGGGTCTCCGCAGCTACTGGAGCTTCTCCCCCAGAATTTCTGCAGTGGCCTGCTCTTCCCTGAAACCCTTCATCTGCTTCGATG GCCCCACCATTGGACACCGGGAGTCAGCAGCCCTCCCTCAGCTCTCCTACACACCCTCCTCAGAAGTGACCATGGGGACAACGCCCAGGCCAA GGACACAAGGAAAAGGCAGGGCCTGTTCCAAAGGAGCTGACAGCCAGCTGGGAAGAGGGCTCCTGACAGGCAGTGTTGCCTGTGTAGTCACAGGCATG GGGTGGGGGCCCTGTGAGCTGCTAAGGAACGCGGCCCTCCCCCTGGAGGCAACAGATGAGGTTGAGAAGCGGAGGAAGAGCCTGTCTTCTGCTTCCCATCGAGGTCTCACCTGGCCCAGGCCGCACCTGGCGGGGTCAGGAGGCCCTCCGTGCTTAGCCCTGTCTGCGATGGGTGTGCAGGGCCACGCGCGGAAGAACCGCCCGGCCGCTGCAGGGCCCtggagccccgcgcaccgcggtcCCCGCCCCGCACCACCTCCCCTCACAACACCATCCCCCgctccacctcccacctcccccccccgCGCCCTTGGCCGCTCGGCGCAGCGGGCCCCACAGAAGCCTTCTCTCTGGCGTAGGGACCAGCGCCGGCCtcgcgcagggtccggctgcggcgGCGCGGGTCCGGCTGCGGCGGCGCGGCTCCCGCAGCTAGTCAGCCCGGAGCCCGCCGAGCTcgggccccgcccccgcgccccTCGCGCTTCCGCCTCCGCCGACCCTGCGGCGCCACAGACCCAAGGGACGGCGGCGCTCAGCCCTCCGACCCACCTCGAAGATCCCTGG AACACGTCCTTCGGCCCCGTGCCCCCGGCCTCCACGCCGATCCCCGCCTCGAGCCCCGCGCTCCTGGGGAGCCCCTCTGTCCCCCAGGAAGTGACCGAGACCCCTCTGGCCTCCGCCTCGAGCCCTGCTCCTGGCCCCGCGCCCCCGGAGGACCCCGTGACCCAGGGCGGGCCCGGGACGCCGCGGGAGGACGCAGCGGGCCCCTCGCCCGGCTCCACCCGCGGGGCCTCGGCTCACCCGTGGGTAGCGGCGCCCCCCGGGTCTACCACGTCCAGCCGGTCCCGCAGCGCCGAGCTTCTGGGGACGGGAGAAAGCACCTCGGAGCCTTTCGGCTCAGGGAGCTCGGCTGGGCCCCAGACAACAACGGCGCGCCGGAAGGGGGTAGCTCCGAGCCAGGCCGCACGCCCGGAGACCCCTGGCAGCCGGCCAGAGCCTGAGACAG CTGTGACCAGTGAAAGGAGTGGCACCGATATGACAGATGCAGCTACTGCCACTCAGGCCCAACATTTGAGCTCATCTAATCACCCAGATGCTAAAGAAAACACTCCAACACCAAAACCAG GGCAACTCTTTGGAATCCTGAAAGCAGATTTTCTCATCCCAGTTCTGATGAACCCAGAAGACATGAAAGACCAATTTTTGAGTGAG ATCCAAGAAGTCTTAAAGCTTACATTAGGTCATGAGCAATTCAGATTGAAATGGGTTGGCTTTGAAGTAAGCAAAAAATAG